The genomic window taatatcattttgaatttgtttgattATACCATGTTAACAAGGCACATGACTTAAGAAAAgttgtgtttaataacttttcatttaaatagCTTGGAGATGTTAAATCAGTATGTTATTGCTCcatacataattattaataatgatgTATAATCAACGAAAGCCGATGCAGCACTTGACAATCCAGACCCCGTGACCAAATGACATAATCATTTCATTCGATTGGGTTTTAAACTTGTTATCCAATTAAGTATGTTCTCTCTTGTCGATTGATTtagctattttatatttttagtaacACTTTTAATCATATAATTCGCAAATTTTATGCTATGGGTGTTGatggtatgttttttttttggtaaaagtattttttaatttttaatttcattaactcgttttaaaatttaaatgccaaatctttaaattattattattattattattattattattattattattgtagactGTTCATTGATGAACCAATGACTCGTACACATATTGATGAACACAATCTAGCTATTtataccataaattaaaaatgaccTTTTGTTAATCACAAAAGACACACTATGATTGCCTTCAAAGGTCAATCTCGTGCTCATCCtaagaaaagaagggaaaggcGGACACATAGCAAGGTCTAAGAGCAAACTTAGGAAGAGAACGAAAACTCTTGtcaacacaatatatatatatatatacacttgtaagaaaatgaaatgagaaGATCATGGAGAAAAGTCTTGTTGAcagaatatattatttaacattatgaTATCATATCATGTGATATGGGGAGTGGggttattatttattgaatattatttgCTATATTTACCACTAATTTGTACACTTTTTAGTGCACCCATTTAATTTGATGCATGCATATAATTTGAGAAAGGACAGTTGGTGCAGTGGGAGTGGAAGAATTGGCCAATTGGGGTGGAGGTCCGTCCCCAGGAAAAATCGATTGTTGGATAATACTCTTTCTCCTAAGCTCAGCGCTAGCTCTTCTGGTTGGAAGTCTGACCTTGGCGAGCaacaaacaagaagaagaagaaaaagtacACAGCTTGATCGACATATCCTCCCATGTATgtagtttcaactttcaacctGTAAAAAGCGGCTGCCGACTCCTGTGCCCGTAAATTCAAAACTGGCCCCACTCAAATCAGACGGTTGAGCTTGGATAAGGGGAGTCTTGTATTTAATCTAGAAAAAGTGATCGGACGAGAATTAATATCTGGGTGTTGCTGTCCTCATTCAAGTCCGTCGATGTATACTACTGTCATAAAATGCGGGCACGTTTCCTTCCAcctatttcctttttcttttttattattaaaataaaataaataaaggcgTGCGCTGTTTTTGTTACCGCCTTGTAATATCGCATgatagcatatatattttcattgcaggatatctttcttcttctagtGTTTCCCTGAAGCGCATACACCTTACTACATACACatgaatacaaaaatatcaCTGCGCATTCCTCGATCTTAATCCTTGATATCTTCGATCGGTGTGGTGGTTTCTTTCTACCTGAACCTGTCGAGGTTTGTGTCTCAGGCAGATGaatcaatctctcttttttcatgtCTGTAATTTGCAGTCTGGGTTGGCGATGAGTCCTTGATTGCTTTTCGTTCTTTTGGCAGCTGTTTATTATCTATAATCAACAGGAGCAGAGGCTGTAGAAGATTGGATTTTCATCGAAACTAATAGTAATAACAAAGTCATGGTATTTTCACTCTAGCACCTCTCTGTTTCCACTGCTctgtttcatctttttattcttttatttggtGTCTGGGGTTTACTCATTTGAGGCAGTGATAATTGATTGCAGGTGAGTTCATTTGGGCAAATGGGGAACCACGACATGGGTCCACCATGGTTGATACCCATGCTTAGAGCAAGCTATTTCATTCCCTGTGGAGTTCATGGTGAATCCAATAAAAGCGAATGCAATATGTTCTGCTTAGATTGTATGGGAAATGCTTTCTGTTCGTATTGTCTCATTTATCACAAAGACCACCGTGTTGTTCAGGTTTGTCGACTTTGTCTTCGAATTAAAACACTATTAATTTTACATCTACCTACTGCCAGTACTGGTACAGTGTTTTCTTCAATCTTATAGCATTGATAAGCATTGCTTGATTGATTGAAAAACCGCATGGTTTGTGCAGATAAGGCGATCTTCATACCATAACGTGGTGAGGGTAAATGAGATACAGAAGTACATAGACATATCATGCGTGCAGACTTACATCATCAATAGCGCCAAGATTGTGTTCCTCAACGAGCGCCCTCAGCCAAGGCCGGGAAAGGGAGTCACCAACACTTGTGAAATTTGTTGTCGAAGTCTCCTTGATTCTTTCAGATTCTGTTCACTTGGATGCAAGGTAGGTTAATTCTGATGACTTTCCTTCTCGATTATTAATCGGCGCTCTGCTCTGCTCTGATTACTTAATACAATATCCATTGTTTGTTCGAGTAAAGTGCTCTTTGCGTTTTGTTAGCTGGGAGGGATGAAGCGGGGTGACCCAGACCTTACATTTGCGGTAAAATTGAAGCACAATAGGGATCCCTTCTTTGGTGGGTCAGAATCAGATGAGTCCTCGACCCCTAAGAAGATTCGCAGGACACATGCTTTCAATCGTTTGATGGAGGGACTCTCAATCTATTCCTCTAATAATGATGGCGCGGAGAGCTCCGGTGATGATGCAGCTACCAACATTTCTCCGGCTACTCCTCCCATTTTCAATCATCGAAATGCAAGGAGAAGAAAGGGTATACCTCATCGTGCCCCATTTTAAGAtttcataaaccaaaaaaaaaaaaacagatttccAGTATGCTTAGCATTTAGTggtattaaaaaaaggaaaaaaaaatggcacaTAAAATGATGGCGAGGAAGGAGGAAGTGGAACGTGGGGAATTAGGAACTGATACATTCTCAAGTTTCTTGTGTAGATACCTCTCCACTTGTATAGA from Populus trichocarpa isolate Nisqually-1 chromosome 5, P.trichocarpa_v4.1, whole genome shotgun sequence includes these protein-coding regions:
- the LOC7485674 gene encoding protein RGF1 INDUCIBLE TRANSCRIPTION FACTOR 1, translated to MVSSFGQMGNHDMGPPWLIPMLRASYFIPCGVHGESNKSECNMFCLDCMGNAFCSYCLIYHKDHRVVQIRRSSYHNVVRVNEIQKYIDISCVQTYIINSAKIVFLNERPQPRPGKGVTNTCEICCRSLLDSFRFCSLGCKLGGMKRGDPDLTFAVKLKHNRDPFFGGSESDESSTPKKIRRTHAFNRLMEGLSIYSSNNDGAESSGDDAATNISPATPPIFNHRNARRRKGIPHRAPF